In the genome of Salinirussus salinus, one region contains:
- a CDS encoding M28 family peptidase yields the protein MTDWIGETFTSEAGWSHLEGLVDIGNRMAGSEGERRAAEATRDALEEAGARNARLEEFDIQGWARGSSAVHAGGEPQESIALPRSPSGTAAGEFVDLGYGLPDDFADDLEGKVVMAASNVPDWYDRFLHRREKYYHAVEAGAAAFVFRNHVEGCLAPTGSVGTEDAPIGEIPAVGVSKEVGSRLARRFEGEEVTVEVEAAIHDATSQNVHAELGPDTEEALLLTSHVDAHDIAEGAGDNGAGTALVVEVARALAAREDDLDTRVECICYGAEEVGLVGSGYDADLRDHDRIKAIVNNDGVVRGRTLTFYTHGFDALEAAAEAVGDRFDHPVETTPELGPHSDHWPYVTWGVPGYHVMSKTGSEGRGWGHTRADTLDKLESRNLREQAVLVADLVVELADADTEIEPRDPDAIADQLEEEDLAEGMKITGDWPY from the coding sequence ATGACCGACTGGATCGGCGAGACGTTCACGAGCGAGGCCGGCTGGAGCCACCTGGAGGGCCTGGTCGACATCGGGAACCGGATGGCGGGAAGCGAGGGCGAGCGCCGGGCCGCCGAGGCGACCCGCGACGCATTGGAGGAGGCTGGCGCACGGAACGCCCGCCTCGAGGAGTTCGACATCCAGGGGTGGGCACGGGGGTCCTCCGCGGTCCACGCCGGCGGCGAGCCCCAGGAGAGTATCGCGCTCCCACGCAGCCCGTCGGGGACGGCGGCCGGGGAGTTCGTCGACCTGGGGTACGGGCTCCCGGACGACTTTGCGGACGATCTAGAAGGCAAGGTCGTGATGGCCGCGAGCAACGTCCCCGACTGGTACGACCGCTTTCTCCACCGCCGCGAGAAGTACTACCACGCCGTCGAGGCCGGCGCCGCGGCCTTCGTCTTCCGCAACCACGTCGAGGGCTGTCTCGCACCCACGGGCAGCGTCGGGACCGAGGACGCACCGATCGGCGAGATCCCCGCAGTCGGCGTCTCGAAGGAGGTCGGCTCGCGACTCGCCCGCCGGTTCGAGGGCGAGGAGGTGACCGTCGAGGTCGAGGCGGCGATCCACGACGCCACGAGCCAGAACGTCCACGCCGAGCTGGGGCCCGACACGGAGGAGGCACTCTTGCTGACCAGCCACGTCGACGCCCACGACATCGCCGAGGGGGCGGGAGACAACGGCGCGGGGACGGCGCTGGTCGTGGAGGTCGCCCGCGCGCTCGCCGCCCGCGAGGACGACCTCGACACCCGCGTCGAGTGCATCTGTTACGGCGCCGAGGAGGTCGGGCTCGTAGGGTCGGGCTACGACGCCGACCTGCGCGACCACGACCGGATCAAGGCAATCGTCAACAACGACGGCGTGGTCCGCGGTCGGACCCTCACCTTCTACACCCACGGCTTCGACGCGCTGGAGGCGGCCGCCGAGGCCGTCGGCGACCGCTTCGACCACCCCGTCGAGACCACGCCCGAACTCGGTCCCCACAGCGACCACTGGCCCTACGTCACGTGGGGCGTCCCCGGCTACCACGTGATGAGCAAGACCGGCTCGGAGGGCCGGGGCTGGGGGCACACCCGCGCGGACACCCTGGACAAACTCGAATCGCGAAACCTCCGCGAGCAGGCCGTCCTCGTCGCGGACCTGGTCGTCGAACTCGCCGACGCCGACACCGAAATCGAGCCCCGGGACCCCGATGCCATCGCCGACCAGCTCGAGGAGGAGGACCTGGCGGAGGGGATGAAGATCACCGGCGACTGGCCGTACTGA
- a CDS encoding MBL fold metallo-hydrolase, with protein sequence MSTARDPFEVADGVYCIDTGLFDAGSLAVYLFEGEEPALVDAGTAASAETVMEGMAACGVEPADLEHLVVSHIHVDHSGGASALVEENPDLNVYIHEMTAPHLAEPGALIESSREAMGEHFERMGEQGPVPGETIVGVPDEGLTVEAGGGRLELVHAPGHSPDHLAVWNPDRQLLFAAECLGMYLERADRWVPPGTLPNFDVEAIDRAIDRLRGYDPETVVFPHFGAWPRDPDELFETAGRELHRWDDRVMELYEETGSVGATVDRAGEELLDIAPPYAPVMESFYARLVTLGYLKYHGTE encoded by the coding sequence ATGAGCACGGCGAGAGACCCCTTCGAGGTCGCCGACGGCGTCTACTGCATCGACACCGGGCTGTTCGACGCCGGGAGCCTCGCGGTCTACCTCTTCGAGGGCGAGGAGCCCGCGCTGGTCGACGCCGGCACCGCCGCCAGCGCCGAGACGGTCATGGAGGGAATGGCCGCGTGTGGCGTCGAGCCCGCCGACCTCGAGCACCTCGTGGTCTCGCACATCCACGTCGACCACAGCGGCGGAGCCAGCGCCCTCGTCGAAGAAAACCCCGACCTGAACGTCTACATCCACGAGATGACCGCACCCCACCTCGCCGAGCCCGGCGCGCTCATCGAGAGCAGCCGCGAGGCGATGGGCGAGCACTTCGAGCGGATGGGCGAGCAGGGGCCGGTCCCGGGGGAGACCATCGTCGGCGTTCCGGACGAGGGGCTGACCGTCGAGGCCGGCGGCGGACGCCTGGAGCTGGTCCACGCACCCGGCCACTCGCCGGACCACCTGGCGGTCTGGAACCCCGACCGACAGTTGCTCTTCGCCGCGGAGTGTCTGGGGATGTACCTCGAGCGGGCCGACCGGTGGGTCCCGCCGGGGACGCTGCCGAACTTCGACGTGGAGGCCATCGACCGGGCCATCGACCGCCTGCGAGGGTACGACCCCGAGACCGTCGTCTTCCCCCATTTCGGCGCCTGGCCCCGCGACCCCGACGAGCTCTTCGAGACTGCCGGGCGGGAGCTCCACCGCTGGGACGACCGGGTCATGGAGCTGTACGAGGAGACCGGGTCGGTCGGGGCGACGGTCGACCGGGCCGGCGAGGAGCTGCTCGACATCGCGCCGCCCTACGCCCCGGTGATGGAGTCGTTCTACGCCCGGCTCGTGACGCTGGGATACCTGAAGTACCACGGCACCGAGTGA
- a CDS encoding metal ABC transporter permease produces the protein MSAGVGPALAASGLAAVDPSVVLPLQAGPGAIGDLIFGALLWLLEQWYWLMDWVYYVTGLEMLNPDYRYMHRAILVGLCVGVMAPLIGTFLVHRQLALIGDALAHTAFAGVAVGLFLNAVIDLGVSPYLTAVVVAMVAALFIELISEVTDAYNDVSMAIVLSTGFALGTTLISLNAGGLAVGVDQFLFGNLSTVSPRSAAILLVLFAVIVGTVAVTRNQLLYVTFDETAAAVSGIPVNWYNRVMVMLTAMVVVGAMQIMGVILVAAMLVVPVAGATQVSRSFSESLVVSVVLAELAVLLGIAVAYYGGVTAGGVIVLVAVGIYVGAVVLGKVQSARGEQEPPGVESIGAGDADGAPGTEGD, from the coding sequence ATGAGCGCGGGCGTGGGCCCCGCGCTCGCGGCGAGCGGCCTCGCCGCCGTGGACCCGTCGGTGGTGCTCCCGCTACAGGCCGGGCCGGGCGCCATCGGCGACCTCATCTTCGGCGCCCTCCTGTGGCTCCTCGAGCAGTGGTACTGGCTGATGGACTGGGTCTACTACGTCACGGGCCTGGAGATGCTGAACCCGGACTACCGGTACATGCACCGGGCGATACTCGTCGGGCTCTGTGTCGGCGTGATGGCGCCGCTGATCGGGACCTTTCTGGTCCACCGCCAGCTCGCGCTCATCGGGGACGCGCTGGCCCACACCGCGTTCGCCGGGGTGGCCGTCGGCCTGTTCCTGAACGCCGTCATCGACCTCGGGGTGTCGCCGTACCTCACCGCGGTCGTCGTCGCGATGGTCGCCGCGCTGTTCATCGAACTCATCTCCGAGGTCACCGATGCCTACAACGACGTCTCGATGGCGATCGTTCTGTCGACGGGGTTCGCGCTGGGGACGACGCTCATCAGCCTCAACGCGGGCGGACTCGCCGTCGGCGTCGACCAGTTCCTCTTTGGCAACCTCTCCACGGTGTCGCCCCGGAGCGCGGCGATCCTCCTCGTGCTCTTTGCCGTCATCGTCGGAACGGTGGCCGTGACGCGAAACCAGCTCCTGTACGTGACCTTCGACGAGACTGCGGCCGCCGTCTCCGGTATCCCCGTCAACTGGTACAACCGGGTGATGGTGATGCTGACGGCGATGGTCGTCGTCGGCGCGATGCAGATCATGGGGGTCATCCTCGTCGCGGCGATGCTCGTGGTTCCGGTAGCGGGGGCGACGCAGGTGTCCCGGAGTTTCTCCGAGTCGCTGGTCGTCTCCGTCGTCCTCGCGGAGCTTGCGGTGTTGCTGGGCATCGCCGTCGCCTACTACGGCGGCGTCACGGCCGGCGGGGTCATCGTCCTCGTCGCCGTCGGGATCTACGTCGGCGCCGTCGTGCTGGGCAAGGTCCAGTCCGCCCGCGGCGAGCAGGAACCGCCCGGCGTGGAGAGCATCGGAGCCGGCGACGCGGATGGCGCACCCGGGACCGAGGGCGACTGA
- a CDS encoding metal ABC transporter ATP-binding protein, which yields MSEQHSDPTTAAPDRRATAGTDPDTAADGPVVDLADVTFGYTATPVVEGVSLTVDPGEYLAIVGPNGSGKSTLMQLMVGLLEPDAGTARLFGEPAGEFDDGERVGYVAQHANAAKEMPITVREVVKMGRFPHVGFGRLSSEDRAIVDDALATVGMSAFADRRITELSGGQRQRAFIARALASEADLLVLDEPTVGVDAESVGAFYDLLATLSAEGITILLVEHDLGAVVERADRVVCLNREVYFDGPTDEFVDSGALARAFGTEARILAGADG from the coding sequence ATGAGCGAGCAACACAGCGACCCGACGACGGCTGCGCCGGACCGACGGGCCACTGCTGGAACCGACCCGGACACCGCGGCGGACGGACCGGTCGTCGACCTCGCGGACGTCACCTTCGGTTACACGGCCACGCCCGTGGTCGAGGGCGTCTCGCTGACCGTCGACCCGGGCGAGTACCTCGCCATCGTGGGGCCGAACGGCTCCGGGAAGTCGACGCTCATGCAGCTGATGGTCGGTCTGCTCGAGCCCGACGCGGGCACGGCCCGCCTGTTCGGCGAGCCAGCAGGCGAGTTCGACGACGGCGAGCGGGTCGGCTATGTCGCCCAGCACGCAAACGCCGCGAAGGAGATGCCGATCACCGTCCGCGAGGTGGTGAAGATGGGGCGGTTCCCGCACGTCGGCTTCGGCCGGCTGTCGAGCGAGGACCGGGCCATCGTCGACGACGCGCTCGCGACCGTCGGGATGAGCGCGTTTGCCGACCGCCGTATCACCGAACTCTCGGGCGGCCAGCGCCAGCGCGCGTTCATCGCACGGGCGCTGGCGAGCGAGGCCGACCTGCTCGTCCTGGACGAGCCGACCGTCGGCGTCGACGCCGAGTCAGTCGGCGCCTTCTACGACCTGCTGGCGACGCTCAGCGCCGAGGGCATCACCATCCTCCTCGTCGAGCACGACCTGGGCGCGGTCGTCGAACGCGCCGACCGGGTCGTCTGCCTGAACCGCGAGGTCTACTTCGACGGGCCGACCGACGAGTTCGTCGACAGCGGCGCGCTGGCCCGGGCCTTTGGAACCGAGGCGCGGATCCTCGCGGGGGCGGACGGATGA
- a CDS encoding metal ABC transporter substrate-binding protein yields MTAESDGRPAVTRRGALRAGGVAALAGLAGCTALPSAPGRAGSGSDDGPVAVASFFTFFDFGRQVADRTPLTVENLVPTGLHGHGWEPNASITRRIIEADAFVHVGEDFQPWADRAIETIKGDDVDTALVNARKGIDLVDLAATLDREEEGVGAQRGQDPHFWLDPRRAKRSVDNIADGFAALLPEHADTFRDNAAAYKADVLDRIDSDYEAIFDRAERDIVQLAAHNAFQYIGVRYGVRMRPLVTNLAASGDVKPVDIREAVTTIRENDIRYIANGVFESQRPAQQLVRETAVEAYFPVTPYAGVREEWVEENWGYEEIADNINMPTFEIVLGNESPREAAPSAGWLEQWRNFDPV; encoded by the coding sequence ATGACGGCCGAGTCAGACGGCAGACCGGCGGTGACGCGACGGGGCGCGCTCCGAGCCGGTGGTGTGGCGGCGCTGGCGGGGTTGGCCGGGTGCACGGCATTGCCGAGCGCGCCGGGACGGGCCGGAAGCGGTAGTGATGACGGGCCGGTCGCGGTGGCCTCGTTTTTCACCTTCTTCGATTTCGGCCGGCAGGTCGCCGACAGGACCCCGTTGACGGTCGAGAATCTCGTGCCGACGGGGCTGCACGGCCACGGCTGGGAGCCAAACGCCAGCATCACTCGCCGGATCATCGAGGCGGACGCGTTCGTCCACGTCGGGGAGGACTTCCAGCCCTGGGCCGACCGCGCCATCGAGACGATCAAGGGCGACGACGTCGACACGGCGCTCGTCAACGCCCGGAAGGGCATCGACCTGGTGGATCTGGCCGCGACCCTCGACCGCGAGGAGGAGGGGGTCGGCGCACAGCGCGGGCAGGACCCCCACTTCTGGCTGGACCCCCGGCGCGCCAAACGGTCCGTCGACAACATCGCCGACGGGTTCGCCGCCCTCCTGCCGGAACACGCCGACACCTTCCGGGACAACGCTGCGGCCTACAAAGCCGACGTGCTCGACCGGATCGACTCGGACTACGAGGCCATCTTCGACCGGGCCGAGCGCGACATCGTCCAGCTGGCCGCGCACAACGCCTTCCAGTACATCGGGGTGCGCTACGGCGTGCGGATGCGGCCGCTGGTGACGAATCTCGCAGCGAGCGGCGACGTCAAGCCCGTGGACATCCGCGAGGCGGTGACGACCATCCGCGAAAACGACATCAGGTACATCGCCAACGGCGTCTTCGAGTCCCAGCGCCCGGCCCAGCAACTCGTCCGCGAGACGGCCGTGGAGGCGTACTTCCCGGTGACGCCGTACGCCGGCGTCCGCGAGGAGTGGGTCGAGGAGAACTGGGGCTACGAGGAGATCGCCGACAACATCAATATGCCAACGTTCGAGATAGTGCTCGGCAACGAGTCACCCCGGGAAGCGGCCCCGTCGGCGGGCTGGCTCGAGCAGTGGCGGAACTTCGACCCGGTATGA
- a CDS encoding ribonucleotide reductase → MPVDYSQREKSFELYRKGKREGTWDPDDFEFEQDKEDWAAFSDSEQALFLTIASGFYEGEEDVTRTLSPYMYALDSLDRDAVPFDPVQEEMYLSQQVYEEAKHTDFFSRYFEEVFETQDVDQYNDDGDGDAYSIKDLYEKGEDLIDAARGGDRTALVHTLGDAYLEYMGMVEAQGARRGYLAFDQMADIKADQMGRETVLPGYQAAVGKIRQDETRHIENGRWMLRQLAETEPSVVEEVYEPRIEAYIEHELVAGDRVEADGVTIDEAYPGFDGWVIHERTMQFLQDTVDYIGADRFDRVSDIEAAVKQRRAQAADD, encoded by the coding sequence ATGCCCGTCGACTACAGTCAGCGGGAGAAATCCTTCGAGCTGTACCGGAAGGGAAAACGAGAAGGGACCTGGGACCCCGACGACTTCGAGTTCGAACAGGACAAGGAGGACTGGGCCGCGTTCTCGGACAGCGAGCAGGCACTGTTCCTGACCATCGCGTCGGGGTTCTACGAGGGCGAGGAGGACGTCACCCGGACGCTCTCCCCCTATATGTACGCCCTGGACAGCCTCGACCGCGACGCGGTCCCCTTCGACCCGGTGCAGGAGGAGATGTACCTCTCCCAGCAGGTCTACGAGGAGGCCAAGCACACGGACTTCTTCAGCCGGTACTTCGAGGAAGTGTTCGAAACGCAGGACGTCGACCAGTACAACGACGACGGGGACGGTGACGCCTACAGCATCAAGGACCTCTACGAAAAGGGCGAGGACCTCATCGACGCGGCGCGGGGCGGCGACCGGACGGCCCTGGTCCACACCCTCGGTGATGCCTACCTGGAGTACATGGGAATGGTCGAAGCCCAGGGGGCACGACGGGGCTATCTCGCGTTCGACCAGATGGCCGACATCAAGGCCGACCAGATGGGGCGGGAGACGGTGCTGCCCGGCTACCAGGCCGCGGTCGGGAAGATCCGTCAGGACGAGACCCGCCACATCGAGAACGGCCGGTGGATGCTCCGCCAGCTCGCCGAGACCGAACCCTCCGTGGTGGAGGAGGTGTACGAACCCCGCATCGAGGCCTACATCGAGCACGAACTCGTCGCGGGCGACCGCGTCGAGGCTGACGGCGTCACGATCGACGAGGCCTACCCCGGCTTCGACGGGTGGGTGATCCACGAGCGGACGATGCAGTTCCTCCAGGACACGGTCGACTACATCGGCGCCGACCGGTTCGACCGGGTCAGCGACATCGAGGCGGCCGTCAAGCAGCGACGGGCACAGGCCGCCGACGACTGA
- a CDS encoding neutral/alkaline non-lysosomal ceramidase N-terminal domain-containing protein, with the protein MTGTDSDPGPGLRAGAAGRDITPANGDQFFGYARPDKTAEGVSLRLFARALVLGSDRGRVALVSADLGAPKVRERVLEYVRPLGFDENTLLFACTHTHAGPDDVGDWVAAQIGDAVAAAAERARPAVAGWGTATVDAANRSRSVEAHLANHGQDHQPGTATPDLDPEGPDHTRDTTLRLLRVETLDGDSVAAWAHFPVHPTAYTPRNTTYSADCSGVAVRRFAAEFDGDTPLAMHTNGPLGDMIPVYDDHNMHAVADRTGRRIASGMREAWDDAAGELATDVPVAGRATTVTYEGQEVAPGKRVADEAAFGLPFFGGGENGPSLFFDAGLQGLRLPAEKADPVHGRKLVAGADGPWSWPPAVPAQAIRVGDRLLLAYGGEPTVETGRRVCAAATTTAPDGVEDLAVVGVANGYRGYFTTPEEYDQQHYEGGHTVFGKYSSLAMEQALVGLAGDLTTGEAGDATRAGTGPESPPAPVGQSGAEPTLADDVPETVERMETVTVGWEGDPAGQDRPVGEPLVVLEREEEDSWEEGATDLDIGFVWREHEAGTYTARYDVPPGLPTGTYRLRIRTAGGTVASSPVEVVPSTGLLVRGIRLEPKAEQSTVAVVAQNPPPDPDRSLRTRPQQPTGGTVTVVVDGTAREATWDETAEAWTVTVDGVAAGDEVTVPAGGLVDGHGNRSGAEMALTVGEVAGVEWPPHIGSGGERPPAPADLRERYEAVLDLLE; encoded by the coding sequence ATGACCGGGACCGACAGCGACCCCGGCCCGGGCCTGCGAGCCGGCGCCGCCGGCCGGGATATCACACCCGCGAATGGCGACCAGTTCTTCGGGTACGCACGGCCGGACAAGACCGCCGAGGGGGTCTCGCTCCGGCTGTTCGCCCGCGCACTCGTTCTCGGATCCGACAGGGGGCGCGTCGCGCTGGTTTCGGCGGACCTGGGCGCGCCGAAGGTCCGCGAGCGAGTCCTCGAGTACGTCCGACCGCTGGGGTTCGACGAGAACACGCTCCTCTTTGCCTGCACTCACACCCACGCCGGGCCCGACGACGTGGGCGACTGGGTCGCCGCACAGATCGGCGACGCGGTCGCGGCCGCCGCGGAGCGTGCCCGCCCGGCCGTGGCCGGGTGGGGAACGGCGACCGTCGATGCCGCCAACCGCAGCCGCTCGGTCGAGGCCCACCTCGCGAACCACGGCCAGGACCACCAGCCCGGGACGGCAACGCCGGACCTGGACCCCGAGGGCCCCGACCACACCCGCGACACGACGCTCCGGCTGCTCCGGGTCGAGACACTTGACGGCGACTCGGTCGCCGCCTGGGCCCACTTCCCCGTCCACCCCACCGCCTACACCCCGCGCAACACGACCTACTCGGCGGACTGCTCCGGCGTGGCCGTCCGCCGGTTCGCCGCCGAGTTCGACGGCGACACGCCACTCGCCATGCACACCAACGGGCCCCTCGGCGACATGATCCCGGTCTACGACGACCACAACATGCACGCGGTCGCCGACCGGACCGGCAGGCGCATCGCTTCCGGCATGCGAGAGGCCTGGGACGACGCCGCGGGGGAGCTCGCGACGGACGTCCCGGTTGCCGGGCGGGCCACGACCGTCACCTACGAGGGGCAGGAGGTCGCCCCCGGCAAGCGCGTCGCCGACGAGGCGGCCTTCGGACTCCCCTTCTTCGGCGGCGGCGAGAACGGCCCGTCGCTGTTCTTCGACGCCGGTCTGCAGGGCCTGCGGCTGCCGGCTGAAAAAGCGGACCCGGTCCACGGGCGGAAACTCGTCGCCGGCGCGGACGGTCCCTGGTCGTGGCCGCCGGCGGTGCCGGCCCAGGCTATCCGCGTCGGCGACCGGCTGCTGCTGGCCTACGGTGGCGAACCGACCGTCGAGACCGGCCGTCGGGTCTGTGCGGCCGCGACCACGACAGCCCCCGACGGCGTCGAGGACCTGGCGGTCGTCGGCGTCGCCAACGGCTACCGCGGTTACTTCACGACGCCCGAGGAGTACGACCAGCAACACTACGAGGGCGGGCACACGGTCTTCGGCAAGTACAGCTCGCTGGCGATGGAGCAGGCACTCGTCGGCCTCGCCGGGGACCTCACTACAGGGGAGGCCGGGGACGCGACCCGTGCCGGCACGGGGCCCGAGTCGCCGCCAGCTCCCGTCGGGCAGTCTGGTGCGGAACCGACTCTCGCTGACGACGTCCCGGAAACCGTCGAGCGCATGGAGACCGTCACCGTCGGGTGGGAAGGGGATCCTGCCGGACAGGACCGCCCCGTCGGCGAGCCCCTCGTTGTCCTCGAGCGTGAGGAAGAGGACTCTTGGGAGGAGGGAGCCACGGACCTGGACATCGGGTTCGTCTGGCGTGAGCACGAGGCCGGGACGTACACCGCCCGGTACGACGTGCCGCCGGGGCTCCCGACCGGCACCTATCGCCTCCGGATCCGGACCGCGGGGGGCACTGTGGCGAGTTCGCCCGTCGAGGTGGTTCCCTCGACGGGGCTCCTTGTCCGGGGCATCCGCCTGGAGCCGAAGGCCGAGCAGTCCACGGTGGCCGTCGTCGCACAGAACCCGCCGCCGGACCCCGACCGCAGCCTCAGGACGCGCCCCCAGCAGCCCACCGGCGGCACGGTCACGGTGGTGGTCGACGGCACGGCACGCGAGGCGACCTGGGACGAGACGGCGGAGGCCTGGACCGTGACGGTCGACGGCGTTGCGGCGGGGGACGAGGTGACGGTCCCGGCCGGAGGGCTCGTCGACGGACACGGAAACAGGTCCGGAGCGGAAATGGCGCTGACGGTCGGCGAGGTGGCGGGGGTGGAGTGGCCGCCACACATCGGGTCCGGGGGCGAGCGACCCCCTGCGCCGGCCGACCTTCGGGAGCGCTACGAGGCCGTCCTCGACCTCCTGGAGTAG
- the twy1 gene encoding 4-demethylwyosine synthase TYW1, producing the protein MSDSEAGSGGPKQVDDPDYHSENHTAAQTCGWTKNALRGEGKCYKYIFYGIESHRCMQMTPVVKCNERCVFCWRDHAGHAYELGDVEWDDPAAVADASVRLQTKLLSGFGGNDQVPDQVFAEAMEPRHVAISLDGEPTLYPYLPELIEEFHDRDITTFLVSNGTKPEVLAECDPTQLYVSVDAPDRGTFDDTVKAVEDDAWDRLIDTLDVLAEKEETRTVLRTTLVEGHNMHHPEWYAAMADRADADFVELKAYMHVGHSRGRLDRESMPDHEDVRAFAERMQAFLPHDVLKEVEPSRVAMLATEEETWVPKLQKGSEFWERDPVVEY; encoded by the coding sequence ATGAGCGACTCCGAGGCCGGGAGCGGTGGGCCAAAACAGGTCGACGACCCCGATTACCACAGCGAGAACCACACCGCTGCCCAGACCTGCGGGTGGACGAAAAACGCGCTCCGGGGGGAGGGAAAATGTTACAAGTACATTTTCTATGGGATCGAGTCCCACCGCTGTATGCAGATGACGCCGGTGGTGAAGTGCAACGAGCGGTGTGTCTTCTGCTGGCGGGACCACGCGGGCCACGCCTACGAGCTGGGCGACGTGGAGTGGGACGACCCCGCCGCAGTCGCGGACGCCTCGGTGCGCCTGCAGACCAAGCTACTCTCCGGGTTCGGCGGCAACGACCAGGTGCCCGACCAGGTCTTCGCGGAGGCGATGGAACCGCGTCACGTCGCTATCTCGCTGGACGGGGAACCCACGCTCTATCCGTACCTGCCCGAGCTCATCGAGGAGTTTCACGACCGCGACATCACCACCTTCCTGGTCTCCAACGGCACCAAGCCGGAGGTCCTCGCGGAGTGTGACCCGACCCAGCTGTACGTCTCGGTCGACGCCCCGGACCGCGGAACCTTCGACGACACGGTGAAGGCCGTCGAGGACGACGCCTGGGACCGTCTTATCGACACGCTTGACGTCCTCGCAGAGAAGGAGGAGACCCGGACGGTACTCCGGACGACGCTCGTGGAGGGCCACAACATGCACCACCCCGAGTGGTACGCGGCGATGGCCGACCGGGCCGACGCCGACTTCGTCGAGCTGAAGGCGTACATGCACGTCGGCCACTCGCGGGGCCGGCTGGACCGCGAGTCGATGCCCGACCACGAGGACGTGCGGGCGTTCGCCGAGCGGATGCAGGCGTTCCTGCCGCACGACGTGCTCAAGGAGGTCGAACCCTCCCGGGTGGCGATGCTCGCCACCGAGGAGGAGACGTGGGTTCCCAAGCTACAGAAGGGAAGCGAGTTCTGGGAGCGGGACCCGGTCGTGGAGTACTGA
- a CDS encoding DUF47 family protein: MTDGSDTTVGDRIVAGTERYVSRVEGCVTLIPELLEGYVEGGPYRETAERIRTLESECDHAGRRVSAAITTASAEQVGLRNSRVHINSPQVVALFQTLDEVANAAEQVAEELLTVGPPTGAPFDRLREMADRATEAMAALAGAVVAFVRALCDPADSVTLVDEVEAVRESESACDRLRNDAVAAAFDDAPAAEALLYREFALLLDGLLDAMEDVTDRMVLISSNEPWVTTQTDRDRTTAE; encoded by the coding sequence ATGACAGATGGGTCCGACACGACCGTCGGTGACCGGATCGTCGCGGGGACAGAGCGGTACGTCTCGCGTGTCGAGGGGTGCGTGACCCTGATCCCGGAGTTGCTCGAGGGCTACGTCGAGGGCGGCCCGTACCGGGAGACCGCAGAGCGGATCCGCACGCTCGAAAGCGAGTGCGACCACGCCGGCAGACGGGTCAGTGCCGCCATCACGACCGCAAGCGCCGAGCAGGTCGGCCTCCGGAACAGCCGGGTCCACATCAACTCCCCGCAGGTCGTCGCGCTGTTCCAGACGCTCGACGAGGTCGCTAACGCGGCCGAGCAGGTCGCTGAGGAGCTGCTCACAGTCGGACCACCGACCGGGGCACCCTTCGACCGGCTCCGCGAGATGGCCGACCGCGCCACAGAAGCGATGGCTGCGCTCGCCGGGGCAGTGGTCGCGTTCGTCCGGGCGCTGTGTGACCCGGCGGACTCGGTGACGCTCGTCGACGAGGTCGAAGCGGTCCGGGAGTCCGAGAGCGCCTGTGACCGACTCCGGAACGACGCGGTCGCGGCCGCCTTCGACGACGCACCGGCAGCCGAGGCCCTGCTGTACCGCGAATTCGCGCTCCTGCTCGACGGTCTGCTCGACGCCATGGAGGACGTCACCGACCGGATGGTACTCATCTCCAGCAACGAGCCGTGGGTCACGACCCAGACCGACCGTGACCGGACCACCGCCGAGTAG